A portion of the Paenibacillus marchantiae genome contains these proteins:
- a CDS encoding DUF4269 domain-containing protein has product MITTTDVMAHLASGNERQQDAYKVLQSSGLLSILAAYQPYPAGTVPIDIDIPGSDLDLLCEAADLEAFQTLVHQQLGGMQGFRCDRGYGRAGQRPYVTCSVEIGNWPVEIFAQSLSVRRQNAYIHMLVEWELLQLWGAAGHREIRKLKLEGLKTEPAFATVLGLQGDPYEELLHLAAMSKDELWQWARLRTSFQFE; this is encoded by the coding sequence ATGATTACAACTACGGATGTAATGGCACATTTGGCCTCGGGGAACGAGCGTCAGCAGGATGCGTATAAGGTGTTGCAATCCAGTGGATTGTTAAGCATATTGGCAGCTTACCAGCCTTATCCGGCTGGAACAGTGCCGATTGATATTGATATTCCTGGAAGTGATCTTGATCTATTATGTGAGGCAGCGGATCTCGAGGCGTTCCAAACATTGGTGCACCAACAACTGGGCGGAATGCAGGGTTTTCGATGCGACAGGGGGTATGGCCGTGCTGGCCAGCGTCCTTATGTGACCTGTAGTGTGGAAATTGGAAACTGGCCTGTAGAGATTTTCGCTCAGTCCCTATCTGTACGCAGGCAGAATGCTTATATTCACATGCTGGTAGAGTGGGAATTGTTGCAACTCTGGGGTGCAGCAGGACATCGGGAGATTCGCAAACTGAAGCTGGAAGGCTTGAAGACGGAGCCAGCATTCGCTACTGTATTAGGACTTCAGGGAGACCCGTATGAGGAATTGCTTCATCTGGCCGCAATGAGTAAGGATGAGCTTTGGCAATGGGCCCGTTTGCGTACGTCTTTTCAGTTCGAATAG
- a CDS encoding sensor histidine kinase, protein MNFIRSLRFKFIVGLTLIMMPLFMLLYYNNVYAMKVVRDQVSLTNMNHLAKSVEQNERVLQETNRYLYSLGERDPDIISLFFLKYGSGDYIIAKQRIMNKFMTDIGFYNLIDSFFLYDAVNDDLLLATSGNYDVKMSIVQESMPVQMQQLEGEIQKPEWSIVRGGTWNALVKTVRINAQFYAGALVDMNALNHPEQFTESGDRGGAVIVGADGGALSDSALNSAQIKLAAAHITGLNNPYQVISEVTSTGSARQYLMLGIASAMSGMNYIVLLPEEDMMRNLPFFQQIIRLLPIGAAVILITAMIFLRQLLFRPMNVLIRGMRRVSRGELDVRLETPSSSELEFVTHSFNQMTSEIQHLKIDVYEEQLRTREAEFKQLQMQINPHFYLNSLNIIHSLASLQKHELVQQMAGHLADYFRFSLRAGKRVIRLDEELEHISHYLEIQKLRFPNKLDFVLDVGPDLGHYVLPPLTIQPFVENAIIHGFQRRKEPFVICIRAWKSKTLSDPEPSSVLQLSITDNGVGFEQDILERLQQGQYAEDPGGQHIGIWNVIHRLLVKYGEHAGLQFSNQTEGGAAVHIHMPAQTEEEEGRAYAEPVDRG, encoded by the coding sequence ATGAACTTCATCCGTTCATTGCGCTTTAAGTTTATCGTGGGTCTGACATTGATCATGATGCCACTATTCATGCTGCTATATTACAACAACGTATATGCCATGAAAGTTGTACGTGATCAAGTGTCTCTCACCAATATGAATCATCTTGCGAAGAGTGTGGAGCAGAACGAGCGTGTGCTGCAGGAGACCAATCGGTATTTATACAGTCTGGGTGAGCGAGACCCGGACATTATCTCCCTGTTTTTTCTCAAATACGGCAGCGGCGATTATATTATTGCCAAACAGCGTATTATGAACAAATTCATGACCGATATCGGATTTTATAATCTGATCGATTCATTTTTTCTGTACGATGCCGTGAATGACGATCTGTTACTCGCTACCTCGGGCAATTATGATGTCAAAATGTCGATTGTGCAGGAGAGCATGCCGGTCCAGATGCAGCAGCTGGAGGGGGAAATCCAGAAGCCAGAGTGGAGCATCGTTCGGGGAGGCACATGGAATGCCTTGGTCAAAACGGTGCGGATCAACGCCCAGTTCTATGCGGGGGCGCTGGTGGACATGAATGCACTGAATCACCCCGAGCAATTCACGGAGTCCGGTGACCGGGGAGGCGCAGTCATCGTGGGAGCAGATGGCGGGGCACTGTCCGATTCAGCTCTGAACTCGGCACAAATCAAATTGGCCGCAGCCCATATCACGGGATTAAATAATCCGTACCAGGTGATCTCTGAAGTAACGTCCACAGGCAGTGCACGTCAGTATCTGATGCTTGGCATTGCCTCAGCCATGTCTGGGATGAATTATATTGTCCTGCTGCCCGAGGAGGATATGATGCGAAACCTGCCATTTTTTCAGCAGATCATTCGCCTGCTTCCGATTGGTGCAGCAGTCATCCTAATAACAGCTATGATTTTTCTCAGGCAGCTCCTGTTCCGTCCGATGAATGTGCTCATACGTGGGATGAGGAGGGTCAGCCGAGGAGAACTTGATGTGAGGCTTGAGACGCCGTCTTCATCTGAACTGGAGTTTGTCACACACAGCTTCAATCAGATGACAAGTGAGATCCAGCATCTGAAGATAGATGTGTATGAGGAACAATTGCGCACAAGAGAAGCAGAGTTTAAACAATTGCAGATGCAGATTAATCCTCACTTTTACCTGAATTCATTGAATATCATTCATAGCCTGGCTTCGTTGCAAAAGCATGAGCTGGTGCAGCAGATGGCGGGGCATCTGGCAGATTATTTCAGGTTCAGCCTGCGTGCAGGCAAACGTGTTATTCGATTGGATGAAGAATTGGAACATATCAGTCATTATTTGGAGATCCAGAAGCTGCGGTTTCCAAACAAGCTGGATTTCGTTCTGGATGTCGGACCGGATCTGGGGCATTATGTGCTGCCGCCTTTAACGATTCAGCCTTTTGTGGAGAACGCCATTATTCATGGCTTCCAGCGGCGCAAAGAGCCTTTTGTTATTTGCATAAGAGCATGGAAGTCGAAAACGTTATCTGATCCTGAACCGTCTTCGGTTCTTCAACTTTCAATTACAGATAACGGTGTTGGATTTGAGCAAGACATACTGGAGCGCCTGCAACAGGGGCAATACGCCGAAGATCCGGGTGGACAGCACATTGGCATCTGGAACGTTATTCATCGGCTGCTTGTAAAGTACGGCGAACATGCCGGATTGCAGTTCAGTAATCAGACTGAAGGAGGGGCAGCAGTTCATATTCATATGCCGGCCCAGACGGAAGAAGAAGAAGGGAGAGCCTATGCGGAACCTGTTGATCGTGGATGA
- a CDS encoding response regulator transcription factor: protein MRNLLIVDDEVYALQAMVEGVDWSLAGIDQVFSAGDAEEARMLMRAHPIDIMICDIEMPGETGLDLQSWVLKHDPGMQTIFLTGHALFDYAQTAIKLNSFDYVLKPAPADQLLKVVSQAMDKIKDDEKRSRTNEVYETVYKRWQTHKPLLIERFWKDAISQRVTLTQQKLQELAEVYGAEIDPHVCVLPIVISVEEWVRDFDLRDEEVLEYALRNAAKEMLLGDKPGEVFQDHSGLNIVLAYEQDGIIPTASEMAQGCQSYIQECGTYFYCRLSCYVGVPVAVTDLQGMLNELMDMERRNINELEGVFIYDEVGRDTEDRFLPIPWFSELSILFETGKFDDLRERVDEIFELLASQERLSPEILRLYYHAMLHVIYPLLHQKNVSVRSLYPGEREPEENVVTRSLPQLKQWTSDLISRAIPVLYPDDHSPMTIVDQLCIYIENHIGEELMREELASFAGFNPAYLSRLFRKEKGMSLSEFILQRRVAKAKTLLSQSTVKVTDIAGKVGYYNYSHFTKMFKKCTGITPQEFRKQSRTVQI, encoded by the coding sequence ATGCGGAACCTGTTGATCGTGGATGATGAAGTATACGCCCTGCAAGCGATGGTGGAAGGGGTGGACTGGAGCCTGGCCGGAATTGACCAGGTATTCAGTGCTGGTGATGCGGAAGAAGCGAGAATGCTGATGAGAGCCCATCCCATTGATATTATGATCTGTGATATTGAGATGCCGGGTGAAACGGGACTGGATCTGCAGAGCTGGGTGTTAAAGCATGATCCCGGCATGCAGACGATTTTTCTTACAGGTCATGCCCTGTTCGATTATGCCCAGACGGCAATCAAGCTGAACAGCTTCGATTATGTGCTGAAGCCTGCTCCCGCAGACCAGCTGCTCAAGGTTGTGAGCCAGGCAATGGACAAAATCAAGGATGACGAGAAGCGTTCCCGCACCAATGAAGTATATGAGACGGTGTACAAACGCTGGCAAACGCATAAACCACTGTTGATCGAGCGTTTCTGGAAAGACGCCATCTCACAGCGCGTAACCTTAACCCAGCAAAAGCTGCAGGAGCTGGCCGAGGTCTATGGAGCCGAGATTGATCCGCACGTGTGCGTGTTGCCGATTGTCATTTCCGTCGAAGAATGGGTGCGAGACTTCGATCTGCGTGACGAGGAGGTGCTGGAATATGCGCTCCGCAATGCTGCCAAGGAAATGCTGCTTGGTGACAAACCTGGGGAAGTGTTTCAGGATCACAGTGGACTAAATATTGTGCTTGCATACGAACAGGACGGTATCATACCTACGGCGAGTGAAATGGCACAAGGATGTCAGAGTTATATTCAGGAGTGCGGTACCTACTTTTATTGCCGATTGTCCTGTTACGTCGGAGTCCCGGTAGCAGTTACAGATTTACAGGGGATGCTGAATGAGCTGATGGACATGGAGCGTCGCAATATCAACGAGCTTGAAGGGGTCTTTATCTATGACGAGGTGGGCCGAGATACGGAGGATCGTTTTCTGCCAATACCGTGGTTCTCCGAGCTGTCCATCCTGTTCGAAACGGGAAAGTTTGACGACCTGCGCGAGCGTGTGGACGAAATCTTTGAATTACTGGCTTCACAGGAGCGTTTGTCACCGGAAATTCTGCGCTTGTATTATCATGCGATGCTGCATGTAATCTACCCGTTGCTGCATCAGAAAAATGTATCTGTACGCAGCCTGTATCCCGGAGAACGGGAGCCGGAAGAAAACGTTGTGACACGTTCGCTGCCCCAACTGAAACAGTGGACATCAGATCTGATTAGTCGTGCCATCCCGGTATTGTATCCGGACGATCACAGTCCAATGACGATTGTGGACCAGTTATGCATTTACATTGAAAATCATATTGGTGAAGAGCTGATGCGAGAAGAACTTGCATCCTTTGCCGGATTTAATCCGGCCTATCTATCCCGCCTTTTTCGTAAAGAAAAAGGCATGTCGCTTTCCGAATTTATTCTCCAGCGCAGAGTAGCCAAAGCGAAGACATTATTGTCCCAGTCTACTGTGAAAGTGACGGATATCGCAGGCAAGGTCGGTTACTACAATTACTCTCATTTTACGAAAATGTTCAAAAAGTGCACGGGCATTACCCCACAGGAGTTTCGCAAACAGTCTCGAACGGTACAGATTTGA
- a CDS encoding ABC transporter substrate-binding protein: MVRTFKVWPRFAAAVMALSLVLAGCSSDKGGTTPEAQGGGGAETGGKPYEVTLYYPGTPQKDVALVEAEINKKMEPKIGATLKINAIDWGQWDNKLNLMISSGEKSDIIFTAAWQNYTVNVAKGAFLPLNDLLDKYGQDIKKNLDPAFLEGSQVDGVNYGVPTNKELAATRGVLVRKDLADKYKLDLTAVKTWADLEPLLKTIKENEPGITPFYMSNTNGNGLLENLDWDYLGDASVPGVISKTAGTTTVLNEVETPEFKEAAELARKWYQAGYINSDAATSNVFPKDQAKAGKAFLWTDGMKPGKDKEEEGYVGYPLTQIEMTQPTITTGDASGAMLAISRSSEQPEKAMQVINLLHSDKEINNLLNFGIEGTHYVKKDGQDNIITLPEGVDANSRTYNPGAQWQLGNQFLNYLWDNEDPQKWEKFKEFNAKGVKSPALGFTFNSQSVKNEIAAVNNVNKQFKPGMTSGAVDPNEMIPKYLEKLKAAGIDKIIAAKQEQLDAFLSKK, from the coding sequence TTGGTTAGAACGTTTAAGGTATGGCCGCGTTTCGCGGCAGCAGTTATGGCGCTGAGCCTGGTGCTGGCAGGTTGCTCATCAGACAAAGGCGGAACAACACCGGAAGCACAGGGTGGAGGTGGAGCGGAGACTGGGGGCAAGCCCTATGAAGTGACGTTGTATTATCCAGGGACACCACAGAAAGATGTAGCTCTGGTGGAAGCCGAGATCAACAAAAAGATGGAGCCAAAGATTGGGGCAACACTCAAGATTAATGCGATCGACTGGGGTCAGTGGGATAACAAGCTGAATCTTATGATCTCTTCCGGCGAAAAATCAGACATTATTTTCACAGCGGCTTGGCAAAATTATACGGTCAATGTGGCAAAAGGAGCTTTCTTGCCGCTCAATGATCTACTTGACAAGTATGGGCAGGATATCAAGAAAAATCTCGATCCAGCCTTTCTGGAAGGTTCTCAGGTGGATGGCGTAAACTATGGCGTTCCTACCAACAAGGAGCTGGCAGCGACGCGTGGTGTACTCGTACGCAAAGATCTGGCTGACAAATACAAGCTCGATCTGACCGCAGTAAAAACATGGGCTGACCTGGAGCCGCTGCTCAAAACAATCAAGGAAAACGAACCAGGCATCACTCCATTCTATATGTCCAATACCAATGGTAACGGGCTGTTAGAAAATCTGGACTGGGATTATCTTGGTGATGCATCCGTTCCAGGCGTCATCTCCAAAACAGCGGGTACAACGACGGTACTGAATGAAGTGGAGACCCCTGAATTCAAGGAAGCGGCTGAGCTTGCACGCAAGTGGTATCAGGCTGGATACATTAACAGTGATGCAGCAACTTCCAATGTATTCCCGAAAGATCAGGCGAAGGCAGGCAAGGCCTTCCTGTGGACCGATGGCATGAAGCCGGGCAAGGATAAGGAAGAAGAAGGGTATGTCGGATATCCACTGACCCAGATTGAGATGACACAGCCTACGATTACAACCGGAGATGCTTCCGGTGCGATGCTGGCGATCTCCCGTTCCTCTGAGCAGCCGGAGAAGGCGATGCAAGTCATTAACCTGCTGCATTCCGACAAAGAAATCAACAACCTGCTCAACTTCGGAATTGAAGGCACACATTATGTGAAGAAAGACGGCCAGGACAACATTATTACCTTGCCGGAAGGTGTAGATGCGAACAGTCGCACATATAATCCTGGTGCACAATGGCAGCTAGGTAACCAGTTCCTGAACTATCTCTGGGATAATGAAGATCCGCAGAAATGGGAAAAGTTCAAGGAGTTTAATGCCAAAGGCGTTAAGTCACCTGCACTGGGCTTTACGTTCAATAGCCAATCCGTCAAAAACGAAATTGCTGCGGTCAACAACGTGAACAAACAGTTCAAACCGGGTATGACCTCGGGTGCAGTAGATCCGAACGAGATGATCCCGAAATATCTGGAGAAGCTGAAAGCCGCAGGTATTGATAAAATCATTGCAGCTAAACAAGAACAGCTCGACGCATTCCTGTCGAAAAAGTAG
- a CDS encoding carbohydrate ABC transporter permease: MKSRDPLAVSRRSASIIHAMFIFYAIACIVPILLVFAISFSDETTVIANGYKLIPEKFSLTAYEFLFKDMDQIIHSYGISIIVTVIGTITSVALTALYAYPLSRRDLPYRGWFAFFIFFTMLFNGGLVPWYLVYVNVLDLKNSILALIMPLLLSPFFVLVMRTFFANSIPVSILESARIDGAGELRTFTRIVLPLSLPVMATVALFSTLNYWNDWYLSMIFISDNRTISLQYLMYRTLLDIQYLTSNSNVSSQISSQGGLLNLPNKTLQMAMAVVGIGPIVLAYPFFQRYFIKGLTVGAVKG; the protein is encoded by the coding sequence GTGAAATCACGTGATCCATTAGCCGTGTCGCGGCGTTCCGCGTCTATCATACACGCTATGTTTATATTCTATGCCATTGCCTGCATCGTGCCGATCCTGCTTGTCTTCGCGATCTCATTCTCGGACGAGACGACGGTCATTGCGAACGGGTATAAGCTGATTCCGGAGAAGTTTAGCCTGACTGCCTATGAGTTTCTGTTCAAGGACATGGATCAGATCATCCATTCCTATGGCATTTCAATTATCGTAACCGTGATAGGTACAATAACGAGTGTTGCACTGACTGCATTGTACGCATATCCGCTTTCCCGAAGAGATTTGCCGTATCGTGGGTGGTTCGCCTTTTTCATCTTTTTCACCATGCTGTTCAATGGCGGTCTGGTCCCGTGGTATCTCGTCTATGTGAACGTACTGGATTTGAAAAACTCGATTCTGGCACTGATCATGCCGCTGCTGTTGTCACCGTTCTTCGTGCTGGTCATGCGTACGTTCTTCGCCAATTCCATTCCGGTATCGATTCTTGAATCGGCACGGATTGATGGAGCGGGTGAATTGAGAACGTTTACACGTATCGTGCTTCCGCTCTCCCTTCCGGTGATGGCGACTGTTGCACTGTTCAGCACATTGAATTACTGGAACGACTGGTATCTCAGCATGATTTTTATATCTGATAACCGGACGATCAGTCTTCAGTACCTTATGTACCGGACGCTGCTCGATATTCAATATTTAACATCCAACTCCAATGTCTCTTCACAGATTTCCTCCCAGGGCGGGTTGCTGAATCTGCCGAATAAAACACTGCAGATGGCGATGGCTGTAGTCGGTATTGGTCCAATCGTACTGGCATATCCATTCTTCCAGCGGTATTTCATCAAAGGCCTGACCGTAGGCGCAGTGAAGGGGTAA
- a CDS encoding sensor histidine kinase: MSYRTNLFSKMVILILIMLVPVVLLYWYSNHKTTAVLRDELNRSNSNQLEFFQNQVNTHIELLSSWPNLLIHDPDIASFRRIYADSKYFDLDTINLVKRIQNKLSIQESSSNWTTKLYLYSPTLGRVISERDAGYYDQQTLRGNISSGWNVRKTQEGEDDKFIFSWITVSPYGISDPAANAQTVIKLEFDSDNIRDMLDKFKDDGRHDPFYYREETGVIYNRTSDRALTGQLMDKLAIDKLKDVDNRTVVINGEPYMVNTVKSSTTGWYLVDYMPLSAILKPIHQSNILFYSAMICLLLMSFAVAYLLYVQVQVPVKQLIRGFQRLKQEDYSVRITPKGRNEFSFLSERFNSMVAQIQQLFEHVYLEQIHVREARLKQLQSQINPHFFYNCFSFITSMAKLKRVDAVVAMSHNLSRYYRYTTRQERDVVPLTEEIEFVTCYLEIQQMRMDRIRFKIDLSEELLRQEVPPLIVQPLVENAVIHGIEADAEAGEIRVSGEQRNGMMILTVDDDGQGMDDLARQMLLHKLTGGMDQEMGCGLWNVNQRLQLRYGEQAGISVTESPLGGLRVTLSWPTDEKHLIE; this comes from the coding sequence ATGTCATACCGGACGAATCTATTTTCCAAAATGGTCATTTTAATTCTAATTATGCTGGTTCCAGTCGTGCTGCTGTACTGGTATTCCAACCATAAAACGACAGCAGTTCTGCGGGATGAACTCAATCGCTCCAACAGTAACCAACTGGAATTTTTTCAAAATCAAGTGAACACACACATCGAGTTGTTATCCTCGTGGCCGAATCTGCTCATCCATGATCCTGATATTGCGAGCTTCCGGCGGATCTACGCCGACAGTAAATATTTCGATCTGGATACGATCAATTTGGTTAAACGTATTCAGAACAAGCTGAGCATCCAGGAGAGTTCATCCAACTGGACAACGAAACTGTACCTCTATTCGCCGACGCTGGGCAGAGTCATCTCTGAAAGAGATGCTGGCTATTATGATCAGCAGACGCTGAGAGGCAACATATCTTCCGGATGGAATGTTCGAAAGACTCAGGAAGGGGAAGATGATAAATTCATCTTCAGCTGGATCACCGTATCTCCGTACGGCATTAGCGATCCCGCAGCCAATGCGCAAACCGTGATTAAGCTAGAATTCGACAGTGACAACATTCGAGATATGTTGGACAAATTCAAGGACGATGGTCGCCATGATCCATTTTATTACCGGGAAGAGACGGGGGTCATCTATAACCGCACCTCGGATCGTGCCCTGACAGGTCAGCTCATGGACAAGCTCGCCATTGATAAGCTTAAGGATGTGGATAACCGGACGGTAGTCATTAACGGCGAGCCTTATATGGTTAATACGGTAAAGTCCAGCACGACCGGCTGGTATCTGGTCGATTACATGCCACTATCAGCTATTCTGAAGCCGATTCATCAATCCAATATATTGTTTTATTCCGCAATGATCTGTCTGCTATTGATGAGCTTTGCCGTAGCCTATCTGTTATATGTACAGGTCCAAGTCCCTGTCAAACAGTTGATTCGTGGATTCCAACGATTGAAGCAGGAGGATTATTCAGTCCGAATTACACCCAAAGGACGCAATGAATTCAGCTTTTTGTCCGAACGATTTAACTCCATGGTGGCGCAGATTCAGCAGTTGTTTGAACACGTGTACCTGGAACAGATTCATGTGCGTGAAGCCCGGCTGAAACAGCTGCAATCGCAGATTAATCCACACTTTTTCTATAATTGTTTCTCATTCATTACGAGCATGGCCAAGCTGAAGCGTGTCGATGCCGTCGTTGCCATGTCGCATAATCTGTCCCGATACTATCGGTATACGACGAGGCAGGAGCGTGATGTGGTACCGCTCACAGAGGAAATTGAGTTCGTCACCTGTTATCTGGAGATTCAGCAGATGCGTATGGACCGAATACGTTTCAAAATTGACTTATCGGAAGAGCTCTTGAGGCAAGAGGTGCCTCCTCTAATCGTACAGCCACTGGTGGAAAATGCGGTCATTCATGGAATTGAAGCCGATGCCGAAGCTGGGGAAATACGGGTGTCCGGAGAACAGAGAAATGGCATGATGATTCTTACCGTAGATGACGACGGGCAAGGTATGGATGACTTGGCCCGGCAGATGCTGCTCCACAAACTCACAGGCGGTATGGACCAAGAGATGGGATGTGGGTTGTGGAACGTTAACCAGCGTCTTCAGCTCAGGTATGGGGAGCAGGCGGGAATAAGCGTCACGGAATCACCGCTTGGTGGGCTGCGTGTTACCTTGTCCTGGCCTACTGACGAAAAACATCTTATTGAATAG
- a CDS encoding YwbE family protein, whose product MNGQQRVNIKPGLEVDIVLKQDQPTGKLTRGIVKDLLTKSPTHPHGIKVRLTSGQVGRVKQVVTGASE is encoded by the coding sequence ATGAATGGACAACAACGAGTAAATATCAAACCGGGTCTTGAAGTGGATATCGTGCTCAAGCAAGATCAGCCGACAGGCAAACTGACACGCGGTATCGTGAAGGATTTGTTGACCAAATCGCCCACACACCCGCATGGGATCAAAGTGCGTTTGACCAGTGGACAGGTGGGTCGAGTGAAACAAGTCGTTACAGGAGCGTCAGAATGA
- a CDS encoding ABC transporter permease, with translation MKTQPQAGKAARLSDGRDISVRKRKSVLYNLGKFKVLYLMFVPGILFLLVNNYMPMFGVLIAFKNVNYADGIWGSPWSGWDNFKYLFSTSDAWEITRNTLAYNTVFIALNLFVGVGLAILLNEVKNKAMSKLYQSLMLLPYFLSMIVVSYLVLAFLGKDSGFMNSTILQLFGGQPIDWYSEPKYWPYILPLVNTWKNIGYYAVIYLAAVVGIDEEYYEAAVLDGASKWHQIRFITVPFLVPLIVIMTLLQIGRIFYADFSLFYQVPLESGALFPVTNVLDTYVYRTFLIGGDIGMSSAAGLYQAVVGFVLVLVSNTIVRRMDKDNALF, from the coding sequence ATGAAGACACAACCCCAGGCGGGTAAGGCAGCACGTCTATCGGATGGAAGGGACATATCGGTTCGAAAACGAAAGTCTGTCCTGTACAATCTAGGTAAATTCAAGGTTTTGTATCTCATGTTTGTGCCAGGCATTCTGTTTCTGCTGGTGAACAACTATATGCCGATGTTCGGCGTTCTGATTGCATTCAAAAATGTAAACTATGCCGACGGTATTTGGGGCAGCCCGTGGAGCGGCTGGGATAATTTCAAGTATTTGTTCTCCACCAGCGATGCTTGGGAGATCACACGTAATACGCTCGCCTATAACACGGTATTTATTGCGCTGAATTTATTTGTAGGTGTAGGGCTTGCGATTTTGTTGAATGAAGTGAAGAACAAGGCGATGTCCAAATTGTATCAGTCACTCATGCTGCTTCCGTATTTTCTGTCGATGATTGTAGTCAGCTATCTGGTGCTCGCGTTTCTCGGCAAGGATTCGGGCTTCATGAACTCAACGATTCTTCAGCTCTTTGGCGGACAACCAATTGACTGGTATTCGGAGCCCAAGTATTGGCCGTACATTTTGCCACTGGTGAACACATGGAAGAATATCGGTTATTATGCCGTCATTTATCTGGCAGCAGTGGTAGGCATCGATGAGGAATATTATGAAGCAGCCGTGCTGGATGGCGCAAGCAAGTGGCATCAGATTCGCTTCATTACCGTTCCGTTTCTCGTACCGCTGATCGTGATTATGACATTGCTGCAGATCGGTCGTATTTTCTACGCGGATTTCAGTCTGTTCTACCAGGTTCCGCTGGAATCGGGCGCATTGTTCCCGGTTACGAACGTTCTGGATACTTATGTGTACCGAACCTTCCTTATTGGAGGCGATATCGGGATGTCCTCGGCAGCCGGGCTGTATCAGGCTGTTGTCGGATTTGTACTTGTTCTCGTATCCAATACCATCGTTAGGAGAATGGACAAAGATAATGCATTATTTTGA